A stretch of the Limnothrix sp. FACHB-406 genome encodes the following:
- a CDS encoding TIGR02281 family clan AA aspartic protease, with protein sequence MWKQLWATWIGLGAIALAGCEALPLGSAPAPAPVETNESAPVPIAAKPQAPTAPTPAIDGAATFQKALDLGYGAAKLTQSAYIPADWQYVMSRWQEAIVVLQSVPPQSAQHAQAQAKIQEYRSNLAYARERSRQPIAQPPATIAAQPLSAPASNTTPDSNGGTQPGAAATPIPASSPSGNPDTSSNLPAPETGSDSPNSTAASSGPVIATIPIIRRVSGIPVIEVTFNGRKFPMMLDTGASATVITSKMLSTLGIRPHDKILVSTPSDRRVTMDLARVDTVQVEGLSVSNLEVGVAPALEIGLLGQNFFGGYDLIIRGNQIEFHSRG encoded by the coding sequence ATGTGGAAGCAACTGTGGGCAACCTGGATTGGGCTAGGGGCGATCGCCCTGGCCGGTTGTGAGGCGCTGCCCCTTGGCTCTGCCCCCGCCCCCGCGCCCGTCGAAACCAACGAAAGCGCCCCCGTCCCGATCGCCGCCAAGCCCCAAGCCCCCACCGCGCCCACCCCGGCGATCGACGGAGCCGCCACCTTCCAAAAAGCCCTGGACTTGGGCTATGGCGCAGCGAAGCTCACCCAATCGGCCTACATTCCAGCGGATTGGCAATATGTCATGTCCCGTTGGCAAGAGGCGATCGTGGTGCTGCAATCCGTCCCGCCCCAAAGTGCCCAACATGCCCAAGCCCAAGCCAAGATCCAGGAATACCGCAGCAACTTGGCCTATGCTCGGGAGCGATCGCGCCAGCCGATCGCCCAACCCCCCGCCACCATTGCCGCCCAACCCCTAAGCGCCCCCGCCAGCAACACCACCCCAGACAGCAACGGCGGAACCCAGCCCGGAGCCGCCGCCACCCCCATTCCCGCCAGCAGCCCCAGCGGCAACCCTGACACCAGCTCCAACCTGCCCGCTCCGGAAACCGGCAGCGACAGCCCAAACAGCACCGCCGCCAGTTCCGGGCCCGTCATCGCCACCATCCCTATCATCCGGCGGGTCAGTGGCATTCCCGTCATTGAAGTGACCTTCAACGGGCGCAAGTTCCCCATGATGTTGGACACCGGAGCCAGCGCCACCGTGATCACCAGCAAAATGCTGTCAACCCTCGGCATTCGGCCCCACGACAAAATCTTGGTTTCCACCCCGAGCGATCGCCGCGTCACCATGGACTTGGCCCGCGTTGACACCGTGCAAGTGGAAGGCCTGTCGGTCAGCAACCTAGAAGTGGGCGTTGCGCCGGCCTTGGAAATTGGGCTATTGGGTCAAAACTTTTTCGGTGGCTATGACCTGATCATTCGGGGCAATCAAATCGAGTTCCACAGTCGCGGCTAA
- the ndk gene encoding nucleoside-diphosphate kinase, whose translation MERTFIAIKPDGVQRGLIGEIIKRFEVKGFTLVGLKLLNVSRELAEEHYSVHRERPFFAGLVEFITSGPVVAMVWEGDGVVASARQIIGATNPLTANPGTIRGDFGVNIGRNLIHGSDAVETAQREIALWFKDEELANWSPTISKWLYE comes from the coding sequence GTGGAACGTACGTTTATTGCCATCAAACCCGATGGCGTGCAGCGCGGTCTGATTGGTGAAATCATCAAGCGTTTTGAAGTCAAAGGCTTCACCCTCGTGGGTCTCAAGCTGCTGAACGTGAGCCGCGAGCTAGCCGAAGAGCACTACTCGGTACACCGCGAGCGCCCCTTCTTTGCTGGTTTGGTGGAATTCATCACCTCCGGCCCCGTGGTGGCGATGGTGTGGGAAGGTGACGGCGTGGTGGCATCGGCCCGCCAAATCATTGGGGCCACCAACCCCCTGACCGCCAATCCAGGCACGATTCGGGGTGACTTTGGGGTCAACATTGGCCGCAACCTGATCCATGGTTCCGACGCAGTGGAAACGGCCCAGCGCGAAATCGCCTTGTGGTTTAAGGATGAGGAGCTGGCCAACTGGTCTCCGACGATCAGCAAGTGGCTGTACGAATAG
- the carA gene encoding glutamine-hydrolyzing carbamoyl-phosphate synthase small subunit has protein sequence MSSTSDRPALLVLADGSAYLGRSFGATGTTVGEVVFNTGMTGYQEVLTDPSYCGQIVLFTYPELGNVGINPEDEESDRPYVCGAIARNVSRRPSNWRSTEALPDYMGRHDIPGIYGVDTRAIVRKIRAVGAMNGAISTEILDPADLLRLVQQTPSMAGLNLVKEVTTAEIYEWTEGTQPEWEFNPATEAAKATTGDQPLTVVALDFGVKRNILRRLASFGCRIIVVPASTPIDTILGFNPDGIFLSNGPGDPSAVTEGIETVQQLVNANKPMFGICMGHQILGLALGAETFKLKFGHRGLNQPAGFAGQQVEITSQNHSFAISDGSLTEGEVEVTHLNLNDRTIAGLRHRQLPLFSVQYHPEASPGPHDADYLFEKFVRSMQDARRNRSAVTA, from the coding sequence ATGTCTTCAACTTCCGATCGCCCAGCGCTTTTAGTCTTGGCCGATGGCAGCGCCTATTTGGGTCGCAGCTTCGGAGCCACCGGCACAACCGTTGGCGAAGTCGTTTTTAACACCGGCATGACTGGCTATCAGGAGGTGCTGACCGATCCGAGCTATTGCGGCCAGATTGTGCTGTTCACCTATCCGGAGTTGGGCAACGTTGGCATCAACCCGGAAGATGAAGAGTCCGATCGCCCCTATGTGTGCGGGGCGATCGCCCGCAACGTGTCTCGCCGGCCGAGCAACTGGCGATCGACCGAGGCCCTGCCCGACTACATGGGCCGCCATGATATTCCAGGCATCTACGGGGTTGATACTCGGGCGATCGTCCGCAAAATTCGGGCCGTGGGGGCCATGAACGGAGCAATTTCCACAGAAATCTTGGATCCGGCAGATTTGCTGCGGTTGGTGCAACAAACCCCGAGCATGGCGGGCTTGAACCTGGTGAAGGAAGTCACCACGGCAGAAATTTACGAGTGGACGGAAGGAACCCAACCGGAATGGGAATTTAACCCGGCGACGGAGGCGGCCAAGGCCACCACGGGCGATCAGCCGTTGACGGTGGTGGCGCTGGACTTTGGCGTGAAGCGGAATATTCTGCGCCGGTTGGCGAGTTTTGGCTGCCGCATCATTGTTGTGCCCGCCAGCACCCCGATCGACACCATCTTGGGATTCAATCCCGATGGGATTTTCCTCTCGAACGGCCCCGGCGATCCGTCCGCTGTCACCGAGGGCATTGAAACCGTGCAACAACTGGTGAATGCCAACAAGCCCATGTTTGGCATTTGCATGGGTCACCAAATTTTGGGCTTGGCCCTGGGAGCCGAAACCTTCAAGCTCAAGTTTGGCCACCGCGGCCTGAACCAGCCGGCTGGCTTTGCGGGGCAACAGGTGGAAATCACCAGCCAAAACCACAGTTTCGCCATTTCTGACGGTTCCCTGACGGAAGGAGAGGTGGAAGTGACGCATTTGAACCTGAACGATCGAACGATCGCGGGGTTGCGCCACCGCCAACTGCCGCTGTTTTCGGTGCAATATCACCCAGAAGCCAGCCCCGGCCCCCACGATGCCGATTATCTGTTTGAAAAATTCGTGCGATCGATGCAAGATGCCCGCCGCAATCGATCGGCTGTCACGGCCTAG
- the speA gene encoding biosynthetic arginine decarboxylase — MGIDLTVETATAESTIAQAESPMVDGSVTAKAAEATARSDRGGRRKRGMRADARTAIQGLTELAQKTNSVTGERPWTIENSEATYRIRAWGEPYFSINAAGHVTVSPKAERGGAIDLHELVEALKQRNLGLPLLIRFTDILADRIERLTAVFAKAIAKYKYAGGYKGVFPVKCNQQRHLIEDLVEFGQPYQFGLEAGSKPELMIALAMLTTPGAMLICNGYKDREYIETAILAQRLGKTPVIVLEQVEEVKLAISASQRLGIKPILGVRAKLNAKGVGRWGDSAGDRAKFGLTIPEILGAVDQLRQADMLDCLQLLHFHIGSQISSISVIKDAIREASQIYVELHELGAGMQYLDVGGGLGIDYDGSKTNFHASTNYTLQNYADDIVAAVNDTCSSRGVKVPTLISESGRAVASHQSVLVFDVLSVSQMAFTEPQPSEPEDHAALKSLYETYSLIDRDNYQEMFHDATQTRDEALSLFSFGYLSLTDRAKIERLYWACCTKIREIVRKEDYVPDDLEYLEQMMSSIYYINMSVFQSAPDTWAIGQLFPIAPIHRLDEEPTERGILADLTCDSDGKIDQFIDLRDVKNVLELHALKPVDPSQQEAYGDREYEPYYLGMFLNGAYQEIMGSLHNLFGDTNTVHIHLTPKGYRIEHVVKGDTMKEALSYVQYESDDLVESIRRQAEQAMQEKHISLRESQLLLQNYERSLQGYTYLAP, encoded by the coding sequence ATGGGGATCGATTTGACGGTCGAGACTGCCACGGCGGAATCGACGATCGCCCAGGCCGAAAGTCCAATGGTGGACGGGTCGGTTACTGCAAAGGCAGCGGAAGCAACAGCCCGCAGTGACCGGGGCGGACGACGCAAGCGTGGAATGCGGGCCGATGCACGCACGGCAATTCAGGGTTTAACGGAATTGGCACAAAAAACAAATAGCGTGACCGGGGAACGTCCCTGGACAATCGAGAACAGCGAAGCCACCTATCGCATTCGGGCATGGGGTGAGCCGTATTTTTCGATTAATGCAGCGGGTCACGTGACGGTTTCGCCAAAAGCGGAGCGCGGCGGGGCGATCGACCTGCATGAACTCGTTGAAGCGCTCAAGCAGCGAAATTTGGGTCTGCCTCTGTTGATTCGGTTCACGGATATTTTGGCCGATCGCATTGAACGGCTCACGGCGGTTTTTGCGAAGGCGATCGCCAAGTACAAATATGCCGGGGGCTATAAGGGTGTGTTCCCCGTCAAGTGCAACCAGCAGCGCCACTTGATTGAAGACCTGGTGGAATTTGGCCAGCCCTATCAATTTGGCCTGGAGGCCGGGTCAAAGCCAGAATTGATGATCGCCCTGGCGATGTTGACCACCCCGGGAGCCATGCTGATTTGCAATGGCTACAAGGATCGGGAATATATCGAAACGGCGATCTTGGCCCAGCGCTTGGGCAAAACGCCCGTGATTGTGCTGGAGCAGGTGGAAGAGGTGAAACTTGCCATCTCCGCCAGTCAACGGTTAGGCATCAAGCCAATTTTGGGTGTCCGGGCCAAGCTGAATGCCAAGGGCGTGGGCCGCTGGGGAGATTCGGCGGGCGATCGGGCAAAATTTGGCCTGACGATTCCGGAAATTCTGGGCGCGGTGGATCAACTGCGCCAAGCGGATATGCTCGACTGTTTGCAGTTGCTGCATTTCCACATCGGTTCTCAGATCTCCTCAATCAGCGTGATTAAGGATGCGATCCGTGAAGCCAGCCAGATTTATGTGGAACTGCATGAACTGGGTGCGGGGATGCAATACCTGGATGTGGGAGGCGGCTTGGGGATCGACTATGACGGTTCCAAGACGAATTTCCACGCTTCCACCAACTACACGCTGCAAAATTACGCCGATGATATTGTGGCGGCGGTGAATGATACCTGTTCGTCGCGAGGGGTGAAGGTTCCCACCCTGATTAGCGAGAGCGGGCGGGCGGTGGCTTCGCACCAGTCGGTGTTGGTGTTTGATGTGCTGAGTGTGAGCCAAATGGCTTTCACGGAGCCGCAACCCTCGGAACCGGAAGACCACGCAGCCCTCAAGAGCCTTTACGAAACCTATTCGTTGATCGATCGGGACAACTATCAAGAGATGTTCCACGATGCAACGCAAACTCGGGATGAGGCCTTGAGTCTGTTTAGTTTTGGTTATTTGAGCCTGACCGATCGCGCCAAAATTGAGCGGTTGTATTGGGCTTGTTGCACCAAGATTCGGGAAATTGTCCGCAAGGAAGATTACGTGCCCGATGATTTGGAATACCTAGAACAGATGATGTCGTCGATCTACTACATCAATATGTCGGTGTTCCAGTCGGCCCCGGATACTTGGGCGATCGGGCAGCTTTTTCCGATCGCGCCGATCCACCGCCTCGATGAGGAACCCACCGAGCGGGGAATTTTGGCCGATCTCACCTGCGACAGCGACGGCAAAATCGACCAATTCATCGATTTGCGCGACGTGAAAAACGTGTTGGAACTGCACGCCCTGAAGCCGGTTGATCCCAGCCAACAGGAGGCCTATGGCGATCGGGAATATGAACCCTACTACCTCGGCATGTTCCTGAATGGCGCTTATCAGGAAATTATGGGCAGCCTGCACAATCTGTTTGGCGACACCAACACGGTTCATATCCACCTCACCCCCAAGGGCTACCGGATTGAGCATGTGGTGAAGGGCGACACTATGAAGGAAGCCCTCAGCTACGTGCAATACGAGTCGGATGATTTGGTGGAAAGTATTCGTCGGCAAGCGGAGCAGGCCATGCAGGAAAAACACATTTCCTTGCGGGAGTCGCAACTGCTGCTACAAAACTATGAGCGCAGCCTTCAGGGTTATACCTACCTCGCGCCTTAG